Proteins co-encoded in one Gemmatimonadaceae bacterium genomic window:
- a CDS encoding acyl carrier protein, producing the protein MMPAPDRNAFVARTVDWINRTLVPEGVTVDADTPLFANGLINSIRILEIIAWTERATGRRIPDAAIRMDNFRTVRRIADVFCATEDTGGSDVAA; encoded by the coding sequence ATGATGCCCGCTCCGGATCGCAACGCGTTCGTCGCGCGTACGGTGGATTGGATCAATCGCACGCTCGTTCCCGAGGGTGTCACGGTAGATGCCGACACACCGCTGTTCGCGAATGGGCTGATCAACTCCATTCGCATTCTCGAGATCATCGCCTGGACCGAGCGCGCAACCGGCCGGCGCATTCCCGACGCGGCAATCCGGATGGACAATTTCCGCACGGTGCGACGCATCGCCGACGTCTTCTGCGCGACGGAAGACAC